Proteins found in one Buchnera aphidicola str. G002 (Myzus persicae) genomic segment:
- the lipA gene encoding lipoyl synthase: MKRHTGVILKNKISKKINIIPIKKISEIEKKLPKPDWIKIKIPVNTSRIHNIKKALRKNNLHSVCEEAQCPNLSECFNNGTATFMILGSICTRNCPFCAVFHGKPNPVNIEEPEKLSNTIADMEIDYVVITSVVRDDLYDGGAQHFVNCIQSIRNRNKVKIEILVPDFRGKIELILKIFNTALPDIFNHNIENIPRMYKKIRPGADYKRSLSLLESFKKRYFEIPTKSGLMLGLGEKDTEIIQVMKDLYSSGVTLLTVGQYLQPSIHHLPVQRYITPLEFENIKKEALSIGFTNAFCGPFVRSSYHASFQSHLPVKK, translated from the coding sequence ATGAAGAGACATACAGGTGTTATATTAAAAAATAAAATATCTAAAAAAATAAATATCATTCCCATTAAAAAAATATCTGAAATTGAAAAAAAATTACCAAAACCGGATTGGATAAAAATTAAAATACCTGTTAATACATCTCGTATACATAACATTAAAAAAGCTTTACGTAAAAATAATTTACATTCTGTTTGTGAAGAAGCACAGTGTCCTAATTTATCAGAATGTTTCAATAATGGAACTGCAACATTTATGATTCTTGGATCAATATGTACACGAAACTGTCCTTTTTGTGCTGTATTTCATGGAAAACCTAATCCTGTCAATATAGAAGAACCTGAAAAATTATCGAATACAATAGCTGACATGGAAATTGACTATGTAGTAATTACATCAGTTGTCCGTGATGATTTATATGATGGAGGGGCTCAACATTTTGTTAATTGTATTCAATCGATTCGAAATAGAAATAAAGTGAAAATAGAAATATTGGTTCCTGATTTTAGAGGAAAAATAGAATTAATTTTAAAAATTTTTAATACAGCATTACCAGATATTTTTAATCATAATATAGAAAACATTCCACGAATGTATAAAAAAATTCGTCCGGGAGCAGATTATAAAAGATCATTATCTTTATTAGAATCATTTAAAAAAAGATATTTCGAGATTCCTACAAAATCTGGCCTAATGTTAGGACTTGGTGAAAAGGATACAGAAATCATTCAAGTAATGAAAGATTTGTATTCAAGTGGTGTTACATTATTAACAGTAGGACAATATCTTCAACCTAGTATTCATCATCTTCCAGTTCAGCGTTATATCACACCTTTAGAATTTGAGAATATAAAAAAAGAAGCTTTATCTATTGGTTTTACTAATGCTTTTTGTGGTCCTTTTGTTCGCTCTTCATATCATGCTAGTTTTCAATCTCATTTACCTGTTAAGAAATAA
- the pyrF gene encoding orotidine-5'-phosphate decarboxylase: MLNPNLFNIPKIIIALDFCNKKSAMKIVNLLNPSIYYLKIGKEMFTVLGCQFIKELHQLGFNIFLDLKFHDIPNTVFNATKAAADLGIWMLSVHASGGKKMLVSAKKALKSFKTAPLLIAITALTSLKEEELKEIGIQMSLKEYILTLSKLSNDCGLDGIVCPGKEAKKIKSLFGDKCKIVTPGIRVAEDALYDQNNIITPKEAKKYKIDYIVIGRSITMSKDPIKKLELIIKSMQ; this comes from the coding sequence GTGTTAAATCCTAATTTATTTAATATACCCAAAATTATTATTGCATTAGATTTCTGTAATAAAAAATCAGCTATGAAAATAGTAAATCTTCTTAATCCATCTATTTATTATTTAAAAATTGGAAAAGAGATGTTTACTGTTTTAGGTTGTCAATTTATCAAAGAATTACATCAACTCGGATTTAACATATTTCTTGATTTAAAATTTCATGATATTCCTAATACTGTATTTAATGCAACAAAAGCAGCAGCAGATTTAGGAATATGGATGTTAAGTGTACATGCATCTGGCGGTAAAAAAATGTTAGTTTCTGCAAAAAAAGCATTGAAATCTTTTAAAACAGCTCCTTTATTAATAGCTATTACTGCACTCACTAGTTTAAAAGAAGAAGAATTGAAAGAAATTGGCATTCAAATGTCTTTAAAAGAATATATTTTAACTTTGTCAAAATTATCTAATGATTGTGGTTTAGATGGAATTGTCTGTCCAGGAAAAGAAGCAAAAAAAATAAAATCTTTATTTGGAGATAAATGTAAAATTGTTACACCAGGTATTAGAGTAGCTGAAGATGCTTTATATGATCAAAATAATATTATTACTCCTAAAGAAGCTAAAAAATACAAAATAGATTATATAGTAATAGGCCGTTCTATTACTATGTCAAAAGATCCAATAAAAAAATTAGAATTAATAATAAAATCGATGCAATAA
- the ribA gene encoding GTP cyclohydrolase II — protein MQLIEIEKALLPTPWGNFFIFGFEEKKNGKNHIALVYGDIKKSTPILSRVHSECLTGDAFFSLRCDCGKQLEIALERISQEGSGVLIYHRQEGRNIGLLNKIKAYALQDKGLDTVEANQKLGFSADERDFSLCADIFSILNIKKIRLLTNNPFKVKMLSNAGINIVERVPIIVKKNSKNAHYLKTKADKMGHLLSE, from the coding sequence ATGCAATTGATAGAAATAGAAAAAGCACTGTTACCAACACCTTGGGGAAATTTTTTTATATTTGGTTTTGAAGAAAAGAAAAACGGAAAAAATCATATTGCTCTTGTATATGGTGATATAAAAAAAAGTACTCCTATTCTTTCTAGAGTACATTCAGAATGTCTGACAGGAGATGCATTTTTTAGTTTAAGATGTGATTGTGGTAAACAATTAGAAATAGCATTGGAAAGAATTTCTCAAGAAGGTAGTGGTGTTCTAATTTACCATCGTCAAGAAGGAAGAAATATTGGTCTTCTTAATAAAATAAAAGCATATGCTTTACAAGATAAAGGATTAGATACTGTTGAAGCTAATCAAAAGCTTGGTTTTTCTGCAGATGAAAGAGATTTTTCATTATGTGCTGATATATTCAGTATATTGAATATTAAAAAAATTCGTCTATTAACAAATAATCCCTTTAAGGTAAAGATGCTGAGTAATGCTGGAATAAACATTGTTGAACGCGTACCGATTATTGTAAAAAAAAATTCTAAAAATGCTCATTATTTAAAGACAAAAGCTGATAAAATGGGTCATTTGTTATCTGAATAA
- the cls gene encoding cardiolipin synthase yields the protein MNLFYNSIKCLVFLIYWLLIANITLRILIKRRSIPSSMSWLLTIYIIPFIGISIWFFFGELYLGKREKRIANRIWSISNQWLNELKSCTYIFQIKNSEVATALFQLCKHRQGISGIKSNKLKLLTNTKKTIQILIRDIYLARKNIEMVFYIWKPGGIADDVAIALIESAKRGIRCRLMLDSAGSIEFFRSPWVDRMRKSGIQVVEALKVSLFRIFLRRLDVRQHRKIILIDNYITYSGSMNLVDPYLFKKSSGIGQWIDLMTRIEGPIAATIGIIYSCDWEIETGFKILPQLPNRNLLENKSNRETSIQVIASGPGFPENMIHQALLTAIYSARNELIMTTPYLVPSEDLLHAICTAAQRGVKVSIIIPLYHDSILVKWASRVFFSELLEAGVKIYQFKKGLLHSKSILVDRQLSLIGTANLDMRSLWLNFEITLVIDDSHFGQNLSFIQNQYISDSQLLDKKVWSMRAYWTRILEKIFYFLSPLL from the coding sequence ATGAATCTTTTTTATAATTCAATAAAATGTCTAGTTTTTTTAATATACTGGTTATTAATTGCTAATATTACTTTACGAATTTTAATAAAACGACGTAGTATACCTTCTTCTATGTCTTGGCTTTTAACAATTTATATTATTCCATTTATTGGAATTTCTATTTGGTTTTTTTTTGGTGAATTATATTTAGGGAAAAGAGAGAAAAGAATTGCTAATAGAATTTGGTCTATATCTAACCAATGGTTAAATGAACTCAAATCTTGCACATATATTTTTCAAATTAAAAACAGTGAAGTAGCGACTGCTTTATTTCAATTATGCAAACATAGACAGGGTATTTCTGGAATTAAAAGTAATAAACTAAAACTTTTAACTAATACTAAAAAAACTATTCAAATTTTAATACGTGATATTTATTTAGCACGTAAAAACATTGAAATGGTTTTTTATATTTGGAAACCTGGTGGCATAGCAGATGACGTAGCTATTGCTTTGATCGAATCTGCAAAACGTGGTATACGTTGCAGATTAATGCTTGATTCAGCTGGAAGTATCGAATTTTTTCGAAGTCCTTGGGTTGATAGAATGAGAAAATCTGGAATTCAAGTTGTAGAAGCTCTTAAGGTCAGTTTGTTCAGAATTTTTTTAAGACGATTAGATGTTAGACAACATAGAAAAATCATATTAATCGATAATTATATTACATACTCTGGGAGTATGAATTTAGTAGATCCATATTTATTTAAGAAATCTTCTGGTATCGGTCAATGGATTGATTTAATGACGCGAATAGAAGGACCTATAGCTGCAACAATAGGAATAATTTATTCATGTGATTGGGAAATTGAAACTGGTTTTAAAATTCTTCCTCAATTACCGAATAGAAATCTTTTAGAAAATAAATCTAATAGAGAGACTAGCATTCAAGTTATTGCATCCGGACCGGGTTTTCCAGAAAATATGATTCATCAAGCATTATTAACTGCTATTTATTCAGCTAGAAATGAATTAATTATGACTACACCTTATCTAGTACCTAGTGAAGATTTATTACATGCTATTTGCACTGCCGCACAAAGAGGAGTAAAAGTTAGTATTATTATACCTTTATATCATGATTCTATTTTAGTAAAATGGGCTAGTAGAGTTTTTTTTAGTGAACTATTAGAAGCAGGTGTAAAAATTTATCAGTTTAAAAAAGGATTATTACATAGTAAAAGTATATTAGTTGATCGACAATTAAGTCTAATTGGAACTGCTAATTTGGATATGAGAAGTCTCTGGTTAAATTTTGAAATTACCTTGGTCATCGATGATAGTCATTTTGGTCAAAATTTATCTTTTATACAAAATCAATATATTTCAGATTCTCAATTATTAGATAAAAAAGTTTGGTCTATGCGCGCGTATTGGACAAGAATTCTTGAAAAAATATTTTATTTTTTGAGTCCATTACTCTAA
- the yciA gene encoding acyl-CoA thioester hydrolase YciA yields MSEKNNLPIGVVVLKTLAMPKNTNANGDIFGGWIMSQMDMGGAILAKEISGEKVVTVRVDAINFFKSVSVGDIVTCYANCIKIGKSSIKINVEIWIKKIHSKPLGQYYCAAVAEFIYVAIDKVGKPLELLPMSLI; encoded by the coding sequence ATGTCAGAAAAAAATAATTTACCAATAGGAGTAGTAGTATTAAAAACTCTTGCTATGCCTAAAAATACTAATGCTAATGGTGACATATTTGGTGGTTGGATTATGTCTCAAATGGATATGGGAGGAGCAATACTAGCAAAAGAAATATCAGGTGAAAAAGTAGTGACGGTAAGAGTGGATGCAATTAATTTTTTTAAATCTGTTTCAGTAGGTGACATTGTTACTTGCTATGCAAATTGTATTAAAATTGGAAAAAGTTCTATTAAAATTAATGTAGAAATATGGATTAAAAAAATTCATTCTAAACCATTAGGTCAATATTATTGTGCTGCAGTAGCTGAATTTATTTATGTAGCAATTGATAAAGTAGGAAAACCTCTTGAATTGTTACCAATGAGTCTAATTTAA
- a CDS encoding septation protein A: protein MKQMLNILPMLTFFIFYQFYDIFIASGALIISSGFICIFYWFLYNEIDKINLFSFFIITFLGSLTIFFHNSQFIKWKITIIYMIFSIILFISQFLTKKTIIQRFLEKEIKISDIYWRKINFFWASFFLFCSLLNIYIAYWCSEKTWVNFKVFGFTTLTFFLILITGIYINFKTVKQK, encoded by the coding sequence ATGAAACAAATGTTAAATATACTACCCATGCTTACATTTTTTATCTTTTATCAGTTTTACGATATTTTTATAGCTTCTGGTGCACTAATAATTTCGTCTGGTTTCATATGTATATTTTATTGGTTTCTTTATAATGAGATAGATAAAATTAATTTATTTAGTTTTTTTATAATCACTTTTTTAGGTTCTCTCACAATATTTTTTCATAATAGTCAATTTATTAAATGGAAAATAACAATAATTTATATGATTTTTTCTATAATATTATTTATTAGTCAATTTTTAACAAAAAAAACAATAATACAAAGATTTTTAGAAAAAGAGATAAAAATATCTGACATTTATTGGCGTAAAATTAATTTTTTTTGGGCTTCTTTTTTTTTATTTTGTAGTCTTTTAAACATTTATATAGCATATTGGTGTTCCGAAAAAACTTGGGTTAATTTTAAAGTTTTCGGATTTACAACTTTAACATTTTTTTTAATTTTAATAACTGGTATTTATATTAATTTTAAAACAGTAAAACAAAAATAA
- a CDS encoding YciC family protein, with product MLITASELCRDTHYFFSKHIGSILFISIFVTFVSILINMFIKPNMHIISIMENNKFIDANSLLELINNMNLEEKYELLKYSIFKIVELLISKTLLLGSIITLILTVSDSKKVSIIYSIYSFFASLPSFFILNCMTTFLAQLGFIILIIPGILLTILLSLSPIIFSFQKNGFLDSIRLSIQISWKYIKIIAPSVLLWIFSKFTLTTILSHFCLINKNITFLILNISMNILFSILIIYLFRFYIIFLRS from the coding sequence ATGCTTATTACGGCTAGTGAATTGTGTCGTGATACACATTATTTTTTCTCTAAACACATAGGAAGTATTCTTTTTATATCTATTTTTGTTACTTTTGTTAGCATACTAATAAATATGTTTATTAAACCAAATATGCATATTATATCTATAATGGAAAATAATAAATTTATTGATGCTAACTCATTATTAGAATTAATTAATAATATGAATTTAGAAGAAAAATATGAATTATTAAAATATTCTATTTTTAAAATTGTTGAATTATTAATAAGTAAAACATTGTTATTAGGAAGTATAATTACTTTAATTTTAACTGTATCTGATAGTAAAAAAGTATCAATTATATATTCAATATATTCTTTTTTTGCATCTTTACCTAGTTTTTTTATATTAAATTGCATGACTACTTTCCTTGCTCAATTAGGTTTTATAATATTGATTATTCCGGGTATATTATTAACAATATTATTATCCTTATCACCTATTATTTTTTCTTTTCAAAAAAATGGTTTTTTAGATTCTATACGTCTTAGTATACAAATTTCTTGGAAATATATAAAAATAATAGCACCAAGTGTTTTGCTTTGGATTTTTAGCAAATTTACTTTAACTACAATACTATCTCATTTTTGTTTGATTAATAAAAATATTACTTTTTTAATACTAAATATTAGCATGAATATACTCTTTTCTATTTTAATTATATACTTATTTCGATTTTACATAATTTTTTTGCGCTCTTAA
- the trpA gene encoding tryptophan synthase subunit alpha: MSRYKKMFVRLTVSQEGCLVPFVVLGDPSLEQSLKIIDILIENGADALEVGIPFSDPLADGPIIQEANLRALSQNNTFSEYFQVLKNLRAKNPQLPIGVLIYANLIYNQGINNFYSQCFNVGLDSVLIADVPIEESEVFYNIANKYKIDSIFICPPDADDNLLSKISLYAKGYIYLLSRPGVTGINDKTLSLSLPFIQKIKKYSSVPLLQGFGISNSKQVKRAILSGISGVICGSAIINIIEKHFSEEDKMIIEIKKFIQTLKFATRLV; this comes from the coding sequence ATGAGTCGCTATAAAAAAATGTTTGTACGATTAACAGTTTCTCAAGAAGGATGTCTTGTTCCATTTGTCGTTTTAGGAGACCCTTCTTTAGAACAATCATTAAAAATAATTGATATTTTGATCGAAAATGGAGCAGATGCTTTAGAAGTTGGAATTCCTTTTTCGGATCCACTAGCTGATGGACCAATTATTCAAGAAGCAAATTTACGTGCATTATCTCAAAACAATACTTTTTCAGAATATTTTCAAGTATTAAAAAATTTACGTGCAAAAAACCCACAATTACCGATTGGCGTATTAATATATGCAAATCTTATCTACAATCAAGGAATTAATAATTTTTATTCACAATGTTTTAATGTAGGTTTAGATTCTGTTCTAATAGCAGATGTTCCAATTGAGGAATCAGAAGTGTTTTATAATATAGCAAATAAATACAAAATTGATTCTATTTTTATCTGTCCTCCAGATGCTGATGATAACTTATTATCTAAAATTTCTTTATATGCAAAAGGATATATTTATCTATTATCCCGTCCTGGAGTAACTGGGATCAATGATAAAACTTTGTCATTATCTTTACCATTTATACAAAAAATAAAAAAATATAGTTCTGTTCCTTTATTACAAGGTTTTGGCATTTCAAATTCTAAACAAGTTAAAAGAGCGATTTTATCTGGCATTTCTGGTGTTATATGTGGTTCAGCAATTATAAATATTATTGAAAAACATTTTTCTGAAGAAGATAAAATGATCATAGAAATAAAAAAATTTATTCAAACTTTAAAATTTGCCACTAGATTGGTATAA
- the trpB gene encoding tryptophan synthase subunit beta produces the protein MTLLNPYFGKFGGMYVPQILMPALFELEKNFVYAQKDILFQRKLSNFLKNYAGRPTPLTLCNNLTKGTKTRIYLKREDLLHGGAHKTNQVLGQAMLAIRMKKKEIIAETGAGQHGVATAIACALLNLKCRIYMGEKDIERQHPNVFRMKLMGAEVISVKNGSGTLKDACNEALRDWSNSYKTSHYMIGTAAGPHPYPTIVREFQKIIGEETKKQILEQEKKLPDAIIACVGGGSNAIGIFSNFIDDKVNLIGVEPGGKGIKTGKHGAPLKHGRTGIFFGMKSHLMQNEEGQIKESWSVSAGLDFPSVGPEHAWLNSIKRAEYVSITDKEAINAFQILCKKEGIIPALESSHALAYALKLMHVYPEKEQILIVNLSGRGDKDIFTVHDILKNRKKNNESL, from the coding sequence ATGACTTTACTCAATCCTTATTTTGGTAAGTTTGGTGGTATGTATGTTCCTCAAATATTAATGCCGGCTTTATTTGAACTAGAAAAGAATTTTGTATATGCACAAAAAGATATTTTATTTCAAAGAAAACTAAGTAATTTTTTAAAAAATTATGCTGGAAGACCTACTCCATTAACTTTATGTAATAACTTAACTAAAGGAACAAAAACTCGGATCTATCTTAAGAGAGAAGATTTATTACATGGTGGTGCACATAAAACTAATCAAGTTTTAGGACAAGCTATGTTAGCAATTAGAATGAAAAAAAAAGAAATTATTGCTGAAACTGGTGCTGGACAACATGGTGTAGCAACAGCTATTGCTTGTGCACTATTAAATTTAAAATGCAGAATTTATATGGGTGAAAAAGATATTGAAAGACAACACCCTAATGTGTTTCGCATGAAATTAATGGGTGCAGAAGTTATATCAGTAAAAAACGGTTCAGGAACATTAAAAGATGCATGTAACGAAGCTCTAAGAGATTGGTCAAATAGTTATAAAACATCACATTATATGATTGGAACTGCAGCTGGACCACATCCTTATCCCACTATTGTTCGTGAATTTCAAAAAATTATTGGAGAAGAAACAAAAAAACAAATTTTAGAACAAGAAAAAAAACTTCCGGATGCAATTATTGCTTGCGTTGGCGGAGGTTCTAATGCCATTGGTATCTTTTCTAATTTCATTGATGATAAAGTTAATTTAATTGGTGTGGAGCCAGGTGGTAAGGGTATCAAAACGGGAAAACATGGAGCTCCATTAAAACATGGAAGAACTGGTATTTTTTTTGGTATGAAATCTCATTTAATGCAAAATGAAGAAGGTCAAATTAAAGAATCTTGGTCAGTTTCAGCGGGACTAGATTTTCCATCTGTTGGTCCTGAACATGCTTGGTTAAACAGTATCAAGCGTGCTGAATATGTTTCTATTACTGATAAAGAGGCTATAAATGCATTTCAAATTTTATGCAAAAAAGAAGGAATCATACCTGCTTTAGAATCTTCTCATGCATTAGCATATGCATTAAAATTAATGCATGTATATCCTGAAAAAGAACAAATTTTAATTGTTAATCTTTCTGGTCGTGGTGATAAAGATATTTTTACCGTTCATGATATTTTAAAAAACAGGAAGAAAAATAATGAGTCGCTATAA
- the trpCF gene encoding bifunctional indole-3-glycerol-phosphate synthase TrpC/phosphoribosylanthranilate isomerase TrpF, protein MEETILKKIIRYKHNWIELRKKKQPLVNFKNNIHTNTRDFYNALKKTRPFFILECKKKSPSLGIIRKNFDLLEISNVYKKYASAISVLTDEQYFNGNLKFIDIIRKNVSQPILCKDFFIDPYQVYLARYYNADAILLMLSVLNDIQYQQLSEIAKKLNMGILTEVNNETELKRALILNANIIGINNRNLHDLSIDLNRTRMLAPLINKDTIIVSESGIKKYRQVRELGKFVHGFLIGSHLMSKKNLEIAVRSTIIGNNKVCGLTRNSDITVVEKYGAIYGGLIFIKNSPRNITQKIAKNIIVNSKLRYIGVFQNEDINIIANIAAETSLYAIQLHGQEDQKYIDKLRKILPQKIKIWKAFSISSQLPDLNWNNVNKYLFDSYSGGSNTSFNWSLLKDNFWDNVILAGGINSKNCIVASQLNCSGLDFNSGIEVSPGIKDHKKIQLVFRKLRFY, encoded by the coding sequence ATGGAAGAGACAATACTTAAAAAAATTATAAGATATAAACATAATTGGATTGAATTAAGAAAAAAAAAACAGCCCTTAGTTAATTTCAAAAATAATATTCACACTAATACACGTGATTTTTACAATGCTTTAAAAAAAACAAGACCTTTTTTTATATTAGAATGTAAAAAAAAATCTCCTTCCTTAGGAATTATTAGAAAAAATTTTGATTTATTAGAAATTTCTAATGTTTATAAAAAATATGCATCTGCTATTTCTGTACTTACAGATGAACAATATTTCAACGGAAATTTAAAATTTATAGATATCATACGAAAAAATGTATCTCAACCTATTTTATGTAAAGATTTTTTTATTGATCCATATCAAGTATATTTAGCTAGATATTATAATGCAGATGCTATTTTACTAATGTTATCTGTTTTAAATGATATACAGTATCAGCAATTATCTGAAATAGCAAAAAAATTAAATATGGGGATATTGACCGAAGTAAATAATGAAACAGAATTAAAACGTGCTCTTATCTTAAATGCGAATATTATTGGGATTAATAACCGTAACCTACATGATTTATCTATTGATTTAAATCGTACTCGTATGTTAGCACCATTAATTAATAAAGATACAATAATAGTCAGTGAATCAGGTATAAAAAAATATCGTCAAGTTAGAGAATTAGGTAAATTTGTTCATGGTTTTTTAATTGGATCTCACTTAATGTCCAAAAAAAATCTGGAAATAGCTGTACGTTCAACTATTATAGGTAATAATAAAGTTTGTGGATTAACACGTAATTCTGATATTACAGTAGTTGAAAAATATGGTGCTATTTATGGTGGATTAATTTTTATAAAAAACTCTCCTAGAAATATCACCCAAAAAATAGCAAAAAATATTATTGTTAATAGTAAATTAAGATATATAGGAGTATTCCAAAATGAAGATATAAATATTATTGCAAATATCGCTGCAGAAACTTCTCTTTATGCTATACAATTACATGGTCAAGAAGATCAAAAATACATTGATAAATTAAGAAAAATACTACCTCAAAAAATCAAGATTTGGAAAGCTTTTTCTATTTCTTCTCAATTACCAGATCTTAATTGGAACAATGTAAATAAATATTTATTTGATTCTTATTCGGGAGGTAGTAATACATCTTTTAACTGGTCTTTACTTAAAGATAATTTTTGGGATAATGTGATTTTAGCAGGAGGAATTAATTCGAAAAATTGTATTGTAGCATCTCAATTAAATTGTTCAGGATTAGATTTTAACTCTGGTATAGAAGTTTCACCTGGTATTAAAGATCACAAAAAAATTCAGTTAGTTTTTAGAAAATTAAGATTTTATTAA
- the trpD gene encoding anthranilate phosphoribosyltransferase: MQNIFNKIYESKYLSQEESYQLFRSVASGKITDVQLASILIAMKIRGESIEEITGAIYAFSEKMNFFPRPKYIFSDIVGTGGDVKNTINVSTASAFVAATCGFKIIKHCNQGISSKSGSSDLLKKFNINLDVSPERSRQTLDELNICFLFAPKYHPGFKYSNNVRKTLKTKTIFNLLGPFLNPAVPSFTIIGVYHKKLIRPAVNILKNLKYERSIVIHGNNTDEVTLHGTTHVSELLDGNIFSYELRPKDFGLKIHSERKNIESSSEENYHIIKAIMKGKGNRLYEELIAVNVAILLRIFGCEDLKENTQLALDKIRSGDVYKHIIKVSEMLKEEQYGRDNT; encoded by the coding sequence ATGCAAAATATTTTTAATAAAATTTATGAATCAAAATACTTGAGTCAAGAAGAAAGTTATCAACTATTTAGATCAGTTGCGTCTGGTAAGATAACAGATGTACAACTAGCATCAATATTAATAGCTATGAAAATAAGAGGTGAATCTATAGAAGAAATAACAGGAGCAATTTATGCTTTTTCAGAAAAGATGAATTTTTTTCCAAGGCCTAAATATATTTTTTCTGATATAGTAGGTACTGGAGGAGATGTTAAAAATACAATTAATGTTTCCACTGCGAGTGCGTTTGTTGCTGCAACCTGTGGTTTTAAAATTATTAAACATTGTAATCAAGGAATTTCTAGCAAATCTGGCTCTTCTGATCTTTTAAAAAAATTTAATATAAATTTAGATGTATCTCCAGAAAGATCTCGTCAAACTCTAGATGAATTAAATATTTGTTTTTTATTTGCACCTAAATATCATCCTGGGTTTAAATATTCTAATAATGTTCGTAAAACTTTAAAAACTAAAACTATTTTTAATTTATTAGGACCTTTTCTTAATCCTGCAGTACCTTCTTTCACTATTATTGGTGTGTATCATAAAAAACTAATAAGACCTGCAGTTAATATATTAAAAAATTTAAAATATGAAAGAAGTATTGTTATACATGGAAATAACACTGATGAAGTTACATTACATGGTACAACACATGTATCTGAACTACTGGATGGAAATATTTTTTCATATGAATTACGACCAAAAGACTTTGGTTTAAAAATACATTCTGAAAGAAAAAACATAGAAAGTTCTTCAGAAGAAAACTATCATATTATTAAGGCAATAATGAAAGGAAAGGGTAATAGATTATACGAAGAATTAATAGCAGTAAACGTAGCCATTTTACTAAGAATATTTGGATGTGAAGATTTAAAAGAAAACACTCAATTAGCATTAGATAAAATTCGTAGTGGAGATGTTTATAAACATATCATAAAAGTTAGTGAAATGCTAAAAGAAGAACAATATGGAAGAGACAATACTTAA